One genomic window of Legionella jordanis includes the following:
- a CDS encoding ArsA-related P-loop ATPase, producing the protein MAKIHITMQGKGGVGKSFVSATTAQYKLNKAQSPLCIDTDPINATFHGFKSLNVERLNIMEGDEINPRHFDTLIEKIANTQNDVIIDNGASSFVPLSHYLITNQVPTLLKDMGHELIIHTVITGGQALLDTINGFAQLVNQFPGDVRYVVWLNPYWGKVESEGKPFEQMKVYKETKDRIAAIINIPDLKEETFGHDLSNMLQQKITFNEAIDSPERNIMTRQRLKLIRDQLFSQIDNAMVI; encoded by the coding sequence ATGGCAAAAATACATATCACGATGCAGGGCAAAGGCGGTGTCGGTAAATCCTTTGTCTCGGCAACTACCGCTCAGTACAAGCTTAATAAAGCACAATCCCCACTTTGTATTGATACCGATCCCATTAACGCCACCTTTCATGGCTTTAAGTCACTTAATGTCGAACGCCTGAATATTATGGAAGGCGATGAAATCAATCCGCGCCATTTTGACACCTTAATTGAAAAAATTGCAAATACACAAAATGACGTGATTATTGATAATGGCGCCAGTTCTTTTGTGCCTTTATCGCATTATCTCATCACCAACCAAGTGCCCACCTTGTTAAAAGACATGGGGCATGAACTTATCATCCATACCGTTATCACTGGTGGTCAAGCGTTACTGGACACAATAAATGGCTTTGCTCAGCTGGTAAATCAATTTCCAGGAGATGTTCGCTATGTTGTGTGGCTAAATCCCTATTGGGGAAAGGTTGAGAGTGAAGGAAAACCTTTTGAGCAAATGAAGGTATACAAAGAGACCAAAGATCGAATCGCAGCAATAATCAATATTCCTGATTTAAAGGAAGAAACTTTCGGCCATGATCTCTCAAATATGCTTCAACAAAAAATTACATTTAATGAGGCAATCGATTCCCCTGAGCGAAATATTATGACCAGGCAGCGATTAAAGCT